A genomic region of Lachnoclostridium edouardi contains the following coding sequences:
- a CDS encoding aldose epimerase family protein, which yields MACRKVLFGMLPDGRQVNQYILVNARGTEAAFLDLGAIWNTMKVADAAGNTADVVLGYDKPEYYLQDGAYFGSIIGRNANRIGGAGFQLNGTTYSLAFNDGNNNLHSGPDLYRNRIWETEVEETEEETTLIFSLWSEDMDQGYPGRARIEVRYTLTEDDCIKIQYHMVCNKDTIANFTNHSYFNLAGHNSGSAMDQEVWINAVRFTPADQGSIPTGEIQSVKGTPMDFTEYKVIGHEIDDNYEQLVWGNGYDHNWVLNDYGNGLRLAAKARDKKSGRVLETYTDLPGIQFYAGNYLDGKLPGKDGAAYGKRHGYCFETQYYPDAIHHMNFPSPILKAGEEYKTTTIYRFLTEKQQ from the coding sequence ATGGCATGTAGGAAAGTATTATTTGGTATGCTGCCTGACGGCAGACAGGTAAATCAGTATATTTTAGTGAACGCCAGGGGAACAGAGGCTGCATTTTTAGATTTGGGCGCTATCTGGAATACAATGAAGGTGGCAGATGCAGCAGGAAACACGGCGGATGTGGTTTTAGGCTATGATAAGCCGGAATATTATCTGCAGGACGGAGCTTATTTTGGAAGTATTATTGGACGTAATGCCAACAGAATCGGAGGAGCCGGCTTTCAGCTGAATGGAACAACATATTCTCTGGCCTTTAATGACGGAAACAATAATCTTCACAGCGGACCTGATCTTTACCGCAACAGAATCTGGGAGACAGAGGTGGAGGAGACAGAGGAGGAAACTACCCTTATTTTTTCTCTTTGGAGCGAAGATATGGATCAGGGATATCCTGGAAGAGCCAGAATCGAGGTGCGCTATACTCTTACTGAGGACGACTGCATAAAAATTCAATATCATATGGTATGTAATAAAGATACTATCGCCAATTTTACAAACCACAGTTATTTTAACTTGGCAGGCCATAACAGCGGCAGCGCTATGGACCAGGAGGTTTGGATTAATGCCGTTCGGTTTACTCCTGCAGATCAAGGCTCAATTCCCACAGGAGAAATCCAGTCTGTAAAAGGAACTCCCATGGACTTTACAGAATATAAGGTGATTGGTCACGAGATTGACGATAATTATGAGCAGCTGGTTTGGGGCAATGGATATGACCATAACTGGGTGTTAAATGATTATGGAAACGGCCTGCGTCTGGCAGCAAAGGCCAGGGACAAAAAAAGCGGACGTGTTTTGGAGACATACACAGATCTTCCGGGAATTCAGTTTTATGCAGGTAATTATCTGGACGGAAAACTGCCTGGAAAAGATGGGGCTGCTTATGGAAAACGTCACGGCTATTGTTTTGAGACCCAGTATTATCCTGACGCTATTCATCATATGAACTTCCCCTCACCTATTTTAAAAGCCGGGGAGGAATATAAAACAACTACAATCTACAGATTTTTAACAGAGAAGCAGCAGTAG
- the asd gene encoding aspartate-semialdehyde dehydrogenase → MEKKLRVGVLGATGMVGQRFISLLENHPWYEVVTVAASPRSAGKTYEEAVGGRWKMTTPMPESVKNLVVMNVNEVEAVASGVDFVFSAVDMSKEEIKAIEEAYAKTETPVVSNNSAHRWTPDVPMVVPEINPEHFEVIQSQRKRLGTERGFVAVKPNCSIQSYAPVLTAWKEFEPYEVVATTYQAISGAGKTFKDWPEMVENIIPFIGGEEEKSEQEPLRLWGKVENGQIVKAAEPVITCQCIRVPVLNGHTAAVFVKFRKKPTKEQLLDRLANFKGLPQELKLPSAPAQFIQYMEEDNRPQVTLDVDYEKGMGISVGRLREDTVYDWKFVGLSHNTVRGAAGGAVLCAELLTAQGYIQSK, encoded by the coding sequence ATGGAAAAGAAATTAAGAGTAGGCGTGTTAGGCGCCACAGGAATGGTTGGACAGAGATTTATTTCTCTACTGGAAAATCACCCATGGTATGAGGTGGTAACTGTGGCTGCAAGCCCTCGTTCAGCTGGAAAAACATATGAGGAGGCTGTAGGCGGACGTTGGAAGATGACTACGCCTATGCCGGAAAGTGTAAAAAATCTGGTGGTTATGAATGTAAACGAGGTGGAAGCCGTAGCCTCCGGCGTAGATTTTGTATTCAGCGCCGTAGATATGAGCAAAGAGGAAATCAAGGCAATAGAAGAGGCATATGCAAAAACAGAGACTCCTGTTGTTTCCAATAACAGCGCTCACAGATGGACTCCAGATGTTCCTATGGTTGTTCCGGAGATTAATCCAGAGCATTTTGAGGTGATTCAGTCTCAGAGAAAGCGTCTTGGAACAGAAAGAGGATTTGTGGCAGTAAAGCCAAATTGTTCTATTCAAAGCTACGCGCCGGTGCTTACTGCCTGGAAGGAGTTTGAGCCATACGAGGTGGTAGCTACTACATATCAGGCTATTTCCGGAGCAGGAAAGACATTTAAGGATTGGCCGGAGATGGTAGAAAATATTATTCCGTTTATCGGCGGAGAAGAGGAAAAAAGCGAGCAGGAGCCTTTAAGACTTTGGGGAAAAGTGGAAAATGGACAGATTGTAAAGGCTGCAGAGCCGGTAATTACATGCCAGTGTATCCGCGTTCCGGTGTTAAACGGCCACACAGCGGCTGTATTTGTAAAGTTTAGAAAGAAGCCTACAAAGGAACAGCTTTTAGACCGTTTAGCAAACTTTAAGGGGCTTCCTCAGGAATTAAAGCTGCCAAGCGCTCCGGCTCAGTTTATTCAATATATGGAAGAGGACAATCGCCCTCAGGTAACATTAGATGTAGATTATGAAAAAGGCATGGGCATCTCTGTTGGCCGTCTGAGAGAGGACACTGTATATGATTGGAAGTTTGTAGGACTTTCTCACAATACAGTCCGGGGAGCTGCAGGAGGAGCTGTGCTTTGTGCAGAGCTGCTGACAGCTCAGGGCTATATTCAGAGTAAATAA
- the deoD gene encoding purine-nucleoside phosphorylase: protein MPELRIPTPHIEAKKGEIAETILLPGDPLRAKFIADNFLEQAKQFNGTRNMLGYTGLYRGKPVSVMGTGMGCPSIGIYSYELIHGYGCKNLIRVGTAGSLQSHVKVRDMVFGMGACTTSNFVRLLGLPGDYAPICSYKLLEKAVEAAKRKGLTYHVGNLLTSDMFYSPGEGPGKGLSWTDMGVLAVEMEAAALYSNAAAAGVHALCIVTISDSDATGEATTAEERQNTFTNMMEVALELA from the coding sequence ATGCCAGAACTGAGAATACCTACCCCTCATATTGAGGCAAAAAAGGGAGAGATTGCAGAGACAATTCTGCTTCCGGGAGATCCTTTGCGGGCAAAGTTTATAGCTGATAATTTTTTAGAACAGGCAAAGCAGTTTAACGGCACCAGAAATATGCTGGGATATACAGGGCTTTACCGAGGAAAGCCTGTTTCAGTTATGGGGACAGGTATGGGGTGTCCCTCTATTGGAATTTATTCGTATGAATTAATTCATGGCTATGGATGTAAAAATCTGATTCGAGTGGGAACGGCAGGATCTCTTCAAAGCCATGTGAAGGTAAGAGATATGGTATTTGGCATGGGAGCATGTACAACCTCTAATTTTGTGCGTCTTTTGGGACTTCCAGGAGATTATGCTCCTATTTGCAGCTACAAGCTGTTAGAAAAAGCGGTGGAGGCTGCCAAAAGAAAGGGCCTGACATACCATGTGGGAAATCTCCTTACTTCTGATATGTTTTACAGTCCGGGGGAAGGGCCTGGAAAAGGTTTATCCTGGACAGACATGGGAGTTTTAGCTGTGGAGATGGAGGCGGCGGCTTTATACAGCAACGCTGCAGCCGCAGGGGTCCACGCCCTTTGTATTGTTACAATTTCTGACTCTGACGCCACCGGGGAGGCTACGACGGCAGAAGAAAGACAAAATACATTTACAAATATGATGGAAGTAGCTTTAGAATTAGCATAA
- a CDS encoding DNA gyrase/topoisomerase IV subunit A, with amino-acid sequence MAEKIIKTEYSEEMQKSYMNYSMSVITARAIPDARDGLKPVQRRVLYDMSELRLNHDKPHRKSARIVGDTMGKYHPHGDSSIYETLVVMSQVFKKGMPLINGHGNFGSIEGDGAAAMRYTEARLEKFAEEVYLKDLDKTVNFVSNYDETEKEPEVLPVRVPNLLINGAEGIAVGMSTSIPPHNLGEVIDAVQAFIDNPQITTEELMTYLPGPDFPTGGIIANKKDLPAIYETGMGKIKLRGKIEIELGKRKADKDKLIITEIPYTMVGAGINKFLVDVADLVESKKLSDVVDISNQSNKEGIRIVLELKKDADVEKIKNILYKKTKLEDTFGVNMLAITEGRPETLNLQGVFKNYLDFQYENATRKYTALLEKEQEKKEIQEGLIHACDVIDLIIAVLRGSRSLKDAKACLISGDISNIHFRMNGFEEDAKKLCFTERQATAILEMRMYKLIGLEIMALEKDYKETLKKIAQYTKILKSRKNMDIVLKEDLENIKREFASPRRTAIEDGKEAVYDETAVEIQPVVFVMDRFGYCKIMEKSAYERNKEAVDGENAYVVNCMNTDKICIFTNLGNLHQIKVMDVPMGKLRDKGVPADNLSRFDGTKENCIYLINAEALKGSSLLFATKMATVKAVPGEEFETNNRTVVSTKLQDGDEIAVIRMIGGEAEAVIQTNSGVFLRFNLNEIPVMKKSARGVRGIKLAREEFLENIYLLGEDPVVNYKGKEVHLNRLKISKRDGKGSKVRLS; translated from the coding sequence ATGGCTGAGAAAATTATTAAAACAGAATATTCTGAGGAAATGCAGAAAAGCTATATGAATTATTCCATGAGCGTCATCACTGCCAGGGCCATTCCTGATGCCAGGGACGGTTTAAAGCCGGTGCAGCGCCGGGTGCTGTACGATATGAGCGAGCTTAGATTAAATCACGATAAGCCTCACAGGAAGTCGGCGCGTATTGTAGGCGATACTATGGGTAAGTATCATCCTCACGGCGACAGCTCTATTTACGAGACCTTGGTAGTAATGTCTCAAGTGTTTAAAAAAGGTATGCCCTTAATTAACGGCCACGGCAACTTCGGTTCCATAGAAGGGGACGGGGCGGCGGCTATGCGTTACACTGAGGCCAGACTGGAAAAGTTTGCAGAGGAAGTGTATTTAAAAGACCTGGACAAAACAGTGAACTTTGTTTCCAACTATGATGAAACAGAGAAGGAGCCGGAGGTGCTGCCTGTGCGAGTGCCTAATCTTTTGATTAATGGAGCGGAGGGAATCGCCGTAGGTATGAGCACCAGCATCCCTCCTCACAATCTGGGGGAGGTAATCGATGCAGTACAGGCTTTTATTGACAATCCTCAGATTACGACAGAGGAGTTAATGACATATCTTCCAGGCCCGGATTTTCCTACAGGCGGAATTATTGCCAATAAAAAAGATCTGCCGGCTATTTATGAAACCGGCATGGGAAAGATTAAGCTGAGGGGAAAAATAGAGATTGAGCTGGGAAAAAGAAAAGCTGACAAAGATAAATTAATCATTACAGAGATTCCTTATACAATGGTGGGAGCCGGAATTAATAAATTTCTGGTAGACGTGGCTGATTTAGTAGAGAGTAAAAAGCTGTCAGATGTGGTGGATATTTCCAATCAGTCTAACAAAGAGGGAATCCGCATTGTATTAGAGCTGAAAAAGGATGCGGATGTAGAGAAAATTAAAAATATTCTGTATAAAAAAACAAAGCTGGAGGATACCTTTGGCGTTAATATGCTGGCAATTACAGAGGGAAGGCCTGAAACCTTAAATCTTCAGGGGGTTTTTAAAAACTACCTGGATTTTCAGTATGAAAACGCCACCAGAAAGTATACGGCGCTTTTGGAAAAGGAGCAGGAGAAAAAGGAGATCCAGGAAGGCTTAATTCACGCCTGTGATGTAATTGACTTGATTATCGCTGTACTTAGAGGCTCCAGAAGTTTAAAGGATGCAAAGGCATGTTTGATTTCCGGGGATATTTCCAATATTCATTTCCGGATGAATGGATTTGAGGAGGATGCCAAAAAGCTGTGTTTTACAGAGCGGCAGGCCACAGCTATTTTGGAAATGAGAATGTATAAGCTGATTGGTCTGGAGATCATGGCTTTAGAAAAGGATTATAAAGAGACCTTAAAGAAAATTGCTCAGTATACCAAGATTTTAAAAAGCAGAAAAAACATGGATATTGTTTTAAAAGAGGATCTGGAGAATATTAAAAGGGAATTTGCTTCTCCAAGACGTACTGCGATTGAGGACGGCAAGGAAGCTGTATATGACGAGACTGCTGTAGAGATTCAGCCTGTAGTGTTTGTTATGGACCGCTTTGGATATTGTAAGATCATGGAAAAGTCAGCGTACGAGAGAAATAAAGAAGCTGTGGATGGAGAAAACGCCTATGTAGTAAATTGCATGAATACGGATAAAATCTGTATTTTTACTAACCTTGGAAATCTCCATCAAATAAAAGTTATGGATGTGCCTATGGGCAAGCTGAGGGATAAAGGTGTTCCCGCAGACAATTTAAGCCGTTTTGACGGGACAAAGGAGAATTGTATCTATTTAATTAACGCAGAGGCCTTAAAAGGCAGCAGCCTTTTATTTGCCACAAAAATGGCCACAGTAAAGGCAGTGCCCGGGGAGGAATTTGAGACCAATAACCGTACAGTGGTATCTACAAAGCTTCAGGACGGGGACGAGATTGCAGTGATTCGTATGATTGGCGGGGAGGCTGAGGCAGTGATTCAAACGAACAGCGGGGTTTTCCTCAGATTTAATCTGAACGAAATCCCTGTAATGAAGAAAAGCGCCAGAGGAGTCAGAGGCATTAAGCTGGCCAGAGAAGAGTTTTTGGAGAATATATATTTACTGGGAGAAGATCCTGTAGTAAATTATAAGGGTAAGGAAGTGCACCTGAACCGTTTGAAGATCAGTAAAAGAGACGGAAAGGGAAGCAAGGTCAGATTATCCTAA
- a CDS encoding DNA gyrase/topoisomerase IV subunit B: MAKTQYNADSITVLEGLEAVRKRPGMYIGGVGTKGLNHLIYEIVDNAVDEHLAGYCTEIWVTLEKDGSCTVKDSGRGIPVEMHKKGISAERVVLATLHAGGKFDNDAYKTSGGLHGVGSSVVNALSEHMDVKIYRNGCIYHDAYERGIPVVELQDGLLPVVGKTRATGTEINFSPDGEIFEKTKFKADWLKSRLHETAYLNPGLTIYYENKRAGEEEKIIFAEPEGIVAYVKELNAGKEAIHDPVYYKGTAEGIEVEAAFQFVDTFEENILGFCNNIFTQEGGTHLVGFKTRFTQMINSYARELGILKDRDANFTGADTRNGMTAIVAVKHPDPIFEGQTKTKLASADATKAVFSITGDEVQRFFDRNLEILKGVIACAEKSAKIRKAEEKAKTNMLSKSKFSFDSNGKLANCESRDASRCEIFIVEGDSAGGSAKTARNRQYQAILPIRGKILNVEKASMDKVLANAEIKTMINAFGCGFSEGYGNDFDITKLRYDKIILMTDADVDGSHIDTLLLTFLYRFMPELIYNGHVFIAMPPLFKVVPKKGEGQYLYDEKELERYRRTHTGDFTLQRYKGLGEMDADQLWETTLDPERRVLKQVEIEDARLASEITEMLMGSDVPPRRQFIYDHADEAEIDA; this comes from the coding sequence ATGGCTAAGACACAGTATAATGCGGACAGTATTACCGTTCTGGAGGGCCTGGAGGCTGTCAGAAAACGTCCGGGTATGTACATAGGAGGGGTTGGTACAAAAGGGCTTAACCATTTAATATATGAAATTGTAGATAATGCGGTGGACGAGCATTTGGCAGGATATTGTACAGAGATATGGGTGACTTTGGAGAAAGACGGTTCCTGTACAGTAAAGGATAGCGGCAGAGGCATTCCTGTGGAGATGCACAAAAAAGGTATCTCGGCAGAGAGGGTAGTCTTGGCTACTCTACACGCAGGGGGAAAGTTTGACAATGACGCATATAAGACAAGCGGCGGTCTCCACGGCGTAGGCTCGTCTGTTGTCAACGCTTTATCTGAACATATGGATGTGAAAATATACCGGAACGGATGTATTTACCACGACGCTTATGAGCGGGGCATCCCTGTAGTAGAGCTGCAGGACGGCCTTCTTCCTGTTGTGGGAAAGACAAGGGCCACTGGAACAGAGATTAATTTTTCTCCTGACGGAGAAATTTTTGAAAAGACAAAGTTTAAAGCAGACTGGTTAAAAAGCCGCCTCCACGAGACGGCATATTTAAATCCGGGCCTGACTATTTACTATGAAAATAAAAGAGCGGGTGAGGAAGAGAAGATTATTTTTGCAGAGCCGGAAGGGATTGTGGCATATGTAAAAGAGCTGAACGCAGGCAAAGAGGCTATCCACGACCCGGTTTATTATAAGGGAACTGCAGAGGGAATCGAGGTAGAGGCGGCGTTTCAGTTTGTAGATACCTTTGAGGAAAATATTTTAGGCTTTTGCAACAATATTTTTACTCAGGAGGGAGGAACCCATTTAGTCGGGTTTAAAACCAGATTTACGCAGATGATTAACAGCTATGCCAGGGAGTTAGGTATCTTAAAGGACAGGGACGCCAATTTTACAGGCGCAGATACCAGAAACGGCATGACGGCGATTGTTGCAGTGAAGCATCCGGATCCTATTTTTGAAGGCCAGACAAAAACAAAGCTGGCCAGCGCAGACGCCACAAAGGCAGTATTTTCCATTACAGGGGACGAGGTACAAAGATTTTTTGACAGGAACCTGGAGATTTTAAAGGGAGTGATTGCCTGCGCAGAAAAGTCGGCGAAGATCAGAAAGGCGGAGGAAAAGGCTAAGACCAATATGCTGTCTAAGTCTAAATTTTCCTTTGACAGCAACGGAAAGCTGGCTAACTGTGAAAGCAGAGACGCATCCAGATGCGAGATCTTTATTGTAGAGGGAGATTCTGCCGGAGGTTCGGCAAAGACAGCCAGAAACAGACAGTATCAGGCCATTCTTCCTATTCGTGGAAAAATTCTTAATGTGGAAAAGGCTTCCATGGACAAGGTGCTGGCAAATGCTGAGATCAAGACAATGATTAATGCCTTTGGCTGCGGCTTTTCAGAAGGGTATGGAAATGATTTTGATATTACCAAGCTAAGATATGACAAGATTATTTTAATGACTGATGCCGACGTGGACGGCAGCCATATTGATACTTTGCTTCTGACATTTTTGTACCGTTTTATGCCTGAGTTAATTTATAACGGCCATGTGTTTATTGCTATGCCTCCTTTATTTAAGGTGGTGCCTAAAAAAGGGGAGGGGCAGTATCTTTATGATGAAAAGGAGCTGGAAAGATACAGAAGAACTCATACAGGAGATTTCACCTTGCAAAGATATAAGGGATTAGGAGAAATGGACGCAGATCAGCTGTGGGAGACTACCCTGGATCCTGAACGGCGTGTGTTAAAGCAGGTGGAGATAGAGGACGCCAGACTGGCTTCTGAGATTACGGAGATGCTTATGGGAAGCGACGTGCCCCCCAGACGGCAGTTTATATATGATCATGCAGATGAAGCAGAAATTGACGCATAA
- a CDS encoding IS1634 family transposase has translation MAYFLKKTTLKGRTYLAIYDSFYNQEKKGAAHKCYKSLGSVETLKKNGMEDPISFYQQEVALLNQQRKEEGVRKISDISPTLYLGYFPLKAILEKLKIQKYVNYFHLTYDFQFDLYELISTLVYARGVCPCSKNRTFHDVLPNLYHSSHYSYDQLLDGLAFLGENYEKFIEIFTVQTAAVYGLDTSNSYFDCTNFYFEIDREDDFRKKGPSKENKKEPIIGLGLLLDRNQIPVGMKMYPGNESEKPILRDVIDGLKNRNNIMGKTIHVADKGLNCAQNIAFSKQNGDGYLFSKSVKTLPSTEKTWVLLEQDYKDVKDKSGKLLYRYKSCIDTFPYSIEYNGKKQTIMLTEKRLVTYNPSLAAKKRYEINRLVEKAKALTLSQAKRNDFGEAGKYVDFTDKTGNKAKTRINQAAIDKDLELAGYNLLVTSETQMTDQDIYCTYHNLWRIEESFKIMKSDLDARPVFLQKENTIKGHFLICYLTVLLERIFQFKILDEKYSTSDIFRFIKDFRVTKGEHKYINTTRDCTFINDLADKFHLPLTNYFLSETQINTIFNYKL, from the coding sequence ATGGCATATTTTTTAAAAAAGACAACTTTAAAAGGCAGAACTTATCTTGCGATTTATGACAGTTTTTATAATCAGGAAAAAAAGGGGGCAGCTCACAAATGCTACAAATCCCTTGGCTCTGTAGAAACACTGAAAAAGAACGGCATGGAAGATCCAATCTCTTTTTACCAACAAGAAGTAGCTCTCTTAAACCAGCAACGAAAAGAAGAAGGTGTCCGCAAAATTTCTGACATTTCTCCAACTCTTTATCTTGGATACTTTCCACTGAAAGCAATCCTTGAGAAATTAAAAATCCAAAAGTATGTGAATTATTTTCATCTTACATATGATTTTCAGTTCGATCTTTATGAATTGATTTCTACATTAGTCTACGCAAGAGGTGTATGCCCATGCAGTAAAAACAGGACATTCCACGATGTGCTTCCCAATCTGTACCATTCGTCGCATTATTCCTATGATCAGCTTCTTGATGGTCTTGCCTTTTTGGGAGAAAACTATGAAAAGTTTATCGAGATCTTTACTGTACAAACTGCGGCTGTTTATGGACTGGATACTTCAAACTCTTACTTTGATTGTACGAATTTCTATTTTGAAATAGACAGGGAGGATGATTTCAGAAAAAAAGGACCGAGCAAAGAAAACAAAAAGGAACCCATCATCGGTCTTGGGCTCCTTTTGGATCGGAACCAGATTCCGGTCGGTATGAAGATGTATCCGGGAAATGAGTCAGAAAAACCCATTCTACGTGATGTGATTGATGGACTTAAAAATAGGAACAATATCATGGGAAAAACCATCCATGTCGCAGACAAAGGACTTAATTGTGCACAAAACATTGCGTTTTCAAAACAGAATGGAGATGGTTATCTGTTTTCAAAATCTGTAAAAACCTTGCCTTCGACAGAAAAAACCTGGGTATTATTAGAACAGGATTACAAAGATGTCAAAGATAAAAGCGGAAAACTTTTATACCGCTATAAAAGCTGTATTGATACTTTTCCTTATTCCATAGAGTATAACGGAAAAAAACAGACCATTATGCTTACAGAGAAACGCCTGGTTACCTACAATCCTTCCCTTGCTGCAAAAAAAAGATATGAAATAAACCGCCTTGTAGAAAAAGCAAAAGCACTTACCCTGTCACAAGCCAAAAGGAATGACTTTGGAGAAGCAGGAAAATATGTGGATTTCACAGATAAAACAGGAAATAAAGCAAAAACAAGGATTAATCAGGCTGCCATCGATAAGGACCTCGAACTTGCCGGATACAATCTTCTGGTCACATCCGAAACCCAGATGACAGATCAGGATATTTACTGTACTTACCATAATCTGTGGAGAATTGAAGAATCCTTTAAGATTATGAAATCAGACCTGGATGCACGGCCGGTATTTCTTCAAAAAGAAAATACGATTAAAGGCCACTTTTTGATTTGCTATTTAACAGTTCTCTTAGAGAGGATTTTTCAATTTAAGATACTGGATGAAAAATATTCAACTTCAGATATATTTAGATTCATTAAAGATTTCAGGGTAACAAAAGGCGAACATAAATATATAAACACCACAAGGGATTGTACTTTTATAAATGACCTAGCTGATAAATTTCATCTTCCTTTAACGAATTACTTTCTATCTGAAACTCAAATAAACACCATTTTTAATTATAAACTATAA
- a CDS encoding DUF6506 family protein — MKFAFLIMGEFDSEKDRQSIHGGAAQIIGVSNIEEACREAKQLQREGIDCIEVCGAFGEKGVEAVIQATDNQIPVGYVVHLPKQDKLFQALFG, encoded by the coding sequence ATGAAATTTGCATTTTTAATTATGGGAGAGTTTGACTCTGAAAAGGACAGGCAAAGTATTCACGGCGGCGCTGCTCAAATCATTGGGGTTTCTAATATAGAAGAGGCCTGCAGGGAAGCGAAGCAGCTGCAGAGAGAGGGAATCGACTGTATTGAGGTGTGCGGCGCTTTTGGAGAAAAAGGAGTGGAGGCAGTTATTCAGGCTACGGATAATCAGATTCCTGTAGGCTATGTGGTGCATCTGCCAAAGCAGGATAAGCTGTTTCAGGCTTTATTCGGGTAG
- a CDS encoding L,D-transpeptidase family protein, with protein MAKKFFTKSVILLMTTAMCMAGNIAAYADTQADENPAVYVTGTTINGINVTGKTPEEAKGYMESYYAGSFELTIIDSSGRETKISNSDIQLSATVNGGLSEVLAQENQNGRASGPSVDNSYTVDMTVSYDENALSQKLESMPCMTTGVIQTADAHISAWAEGQPFTIVPEVAGNSINKEAMTAAVKNAVETGQRTLNLYDADCYEKVQIRSDNQELAQLCENMNKCVNMSITYAFGDQSEVLQGNVIASWIQGSQGTEININRDEAAVFVKGLADKYNTAGREHVFKTTSGKEVTVTGPYGWKLDEAGEIEALIGMIRTGESQTREPSYAQQAASRSGNDYGNTYVEIDLGQQHMYLYENGAMILDAPFVSGNVSKGWTTPPGIFGLYYKQRDKILRGEDYASPVDYWMPFNGGIGLHDANWRSTFGGTIYQKSGSHGCINLPPAKAAVLYDHVYKNIPVICYN; from the coding sequence ATGGCAAAAAAATTTTTCACAAAATCTGTAATACTTCTGATGACAACAGCTATGTGCATGGCGGGGAATATTGCGGCCTATGCAGATACCCAGGCGGATGAAAATCCGGCGGTTTATGTTACGGGAACTACTATTAACGGGATAAATGTTACGGGAAAAACTCCTGAGGAAGCAAAGGGCTATATGGAATCATACTATGCCGGAAGCTTTGAATTGACGATTATAGACAGCAGCGGAAGGGAAACTAAAATCAGCAACAGCGATATTCAGCTGTCGGCCACAGTAAACGGAGGGCTTTCAGAGGTTCTGGCTCAGGAAAACCAAAATGGAAGAGCATCAGGTCCTTCTGTAGACAACAGCTATACTGTGGACATGACTGTTTCTTATGATGAAAATGCTCTTTCTCAAAAGCTGGAGTCTATGCCGTGTATGACTACAGGCGTAATTCAGACAGCTGACGCCCACATATCTGCCTGGGCGGAGGGACAGCCCTTTACTATTGTGCCTGAGGTAGCCGGCAACAGCATCAATAAAGAGGCGATGACAGCGGCAGTTAAAAATGCTGTGGAAACCGGCCAGAGAACTTTGAATTTATACGATGCAGACTGTTATGAAAAGGTTCAGATCCGCTCTGATAATCAGGAACTGGCCCAGCTTTGTGAGAATATGAACAAATGTGTAAATATGAGCATTACATATGCATTTGGAGATCAGTCTGAGGTGCTCCAGGGAAATGTGATTGCTTCCTGGATTCAGGGAAGCCAGGGCACAGAGATTAATATTAACAGAGACGAGGCGGCGGTATTTGTAAAAGGTCTGGCAGATAAGTACAATACTGCAGGCAGAGAACATGTTTTTAAAACCACTTCAGGGAAAGAGGTAACAGTAACAGGCCCTTATGGATGGAAGCTAGATGAGGCGGGAGAAATTGAGGCCTTAATAGGCATGATCCGCACAGGGGAAAGTCAGACTAGGGAGCCGTCATATGCACAGCAGGCGGCCAGCAGAAGCGGCAATGACTACGGAAACACTTATGTGGAAATAGATTTAGGCCAGCAGCACATGTATTTATATGAAAACGGGGCTATGATTTTGGACGCTCCTTTTGTATCTGGAAATGTGTCTAAGGGGTGGACAACTCCTCCGGGGATTTTCGGCCTTTATTATAAGCAGAGAGATAAAATATTAAGAGGAGAAGACTATGCTTCCCCGGTAGATTATTGGATGCCTTTTAACGGAGGCATTGGTCTTCACGATGCCAACTGGCGTTCCACCTTTGGAGGCACTATTTATCAAAAATCAGGCTCTCACGGGTGTATTAACCTTCCGCCGGCAAAGGCGGCAGTCCTTTATGACCACGTTTACAAAAATATACCGGTAATTTGCTATAATTAA